From a region of the Hymenobacter jejuensis genome:
- a CDS encoding alpha/beta fold hydrolase, translating to MKSQFLHTNGIRLHYLDYPGPEPPLVLLHGLTANAYAFEGLIQAGLTTTRRILAVDLRGRGLSDKPATGYSMAEHAQDIIGLLDALQLDKAELVGHSFGALLSLYLAYHFPARVDKLVLLDAAARLHPQTREMLVPTMGRLGKTTSSFAEYLAQARQAPYLTIWDESMEAYYQADVQTNADGSVTPRSRPENIAECLTQGVFAEPWTEYIQAVQQPALLLNGTQNYALGAPLLPREFAEETVAMLPHGQYREVWGNHQTMLYGQGAQEIVQAITEFLA from the coding sequence ATGAAATCCCAGTTTCTGCACACCAACGGCATCCGCCTGCACTACCTCGACTATCCGGGTCCGGAGCCGCCGCTGGTGCTGCTGCACGGCCTCACGGCCAATGCCTATGCCTTTGAGGGCTTAATTCAGGCAGGCTTAACCACGACGCGGCGAATACTTGCCGTTGACTTGCGGGGGCGCGGCCTGAGCGACAAACCGGCTACCGGCTACAGCATGGCCGAACACGCCCAAGACATCATAGGGCTGCTCGATGCACTGCAACTAGACAAAGCGGAGCTAGTGGGGCATTCCTTCGGGGCCTTGCTGAGCCTTTATCTCGCCTACCATTTCCCGGCCCGCGTTGACAAGCTGGTACTGCTCGATGCCGCTGCCCGTCTGCACCCGCAAACCCGCGAGATGCTCGTCCCGACGATGGGCCGGCTGGGCAAAACCACTTCCTCCTTTGCCGAATACTTGGCCCAGGCCCGGCAGGCGCCCTACCTCACCATCTGGGACGAAAGCATGGAAGCCTACTACCAAGCCGATGTTCAGACGAATGCCGATGGCTCCGTAACGCCACGCTCCCGGCCCGAAAACATCGCCGAATGCCTCACGCAAGGCGTATTCGCGGAGCCCTGGACCGAGTACATTCAAGCGGTTCAGCAACCGGCGCTGCTGCTCAACGGCACCCAAAACTACGCCCTCGGTGCACCCCTGCTACCAAGGGAATTTGCGGAGGAAACGGTTGCCATGCTCCCGCACGGCCAATACCGCGAAGTATGGGGCAACCACCAAACGATGCTTTACGGGCAAGGTGCCCAGGAAATAGTGCAGGCCATAACGGAGTTTCTCGCTTAG
- a CDS encoding alpha/beta fold hydrolase, with protein MKKTLLLNRFLFAVAIVLLASYKAMSFQTEEVPMRKVIGSYGLPEHTLTLANSMEVAYVDAGKGPHTLIFIHGLSSYVRAWERTIPELSKSARCIALDLPGYGKSSKGAYPGTMDFYADVVLQLIHQLHLKNVVLVGHSMGGQIALTAALKSPADVRKLVLVSPAGFETFTEPEKQQLRNFYTVSSIEKTPEAQVRMNFKYNFYAMPTDVELWIKERLAMMACDDFKQYAQTVVNSMSGMLDGPVFDRLSQVQQPTLVVFGAEDFLIPNRALHPTLTTAMVAAAGVGKLPHAEQVLLPQAGHFAHYEKAPEFNQKVREFIR; from the coding sequence ATGAAAAAGACCCTGCTCCTCAACCGATTTCTGTTTGCCGTTGCCATTGTCCTCTTAGCCAGCTACAAAGCCATGAGTTTCCAGACGGAAGAAGTGCCCATGCGCAAGGTGATCGGGTCCTACGGGCTGCCTGAACACACCCTGACCCTCGCCAACTCGATGGAAGTGGCTTATGTAGATGCCGGCAAAGGGCCCCATACGCTCATTTTCATTCACGGGCTATCGAGCTACGTGCGGGCTTGGGAACGCACCATTCCTGAGCTGAGCAAGTCGGCGCGGTGCATTGCCCTGGACTTGCCGGGCTATGGCAAATCGTCGAAAGGCGCGTACCCCGGCACCATGGATTTCTATGCGGATGTCGTGCTCCAACTCATCCACCAACTGCACCTCAAAAACGTGGTCTTGGTGGGACACTCTATGGGCGGACAAATTGCCCTGACCGCGGCCCTGAAGTCACCGGCTGACGTCCGAAAACTGGTGCTGGTGTCGCCGGCCGGCTTCGAGACGTTTACCGAGCCGGAAAAGCAGCAGTTGCGCAACTTCTACACCGTGTCGTCGATCGAGAAAACGCCTGAGGCTCAGGTGCGCATGAACTTCAAATACAACTTCTACGCGATGCCAACCGACGTAGAGCTGTGGATCAAGGAGCGCCTGGCCATGATGGCCTGCGACGATTTTAAGCAGTATGCCCAAACGGTGGTCAACAGCATGTCCGGCATGCTCGATGGCCCCGTTTTCGACCGGCTCAGCCAGGTACAGCAACCCACGCTGGTAGTGTTCGGTGCCGAAGATTTTCTGATTCCCAACCGGGCACTGCATCCTACGCTCACTACCGCAATGGTAGCGGCCGCCGGAGTTGGCAAACTACCCCACGCCGAGCAGGTATTGTTGCCGCAAGCCGGGCACTTTGCGCACTATGAAAAAGCGCCGGAGTTCAACCAAAAAGTGCGCGAGTTTATCAGATAA
- a CDS encoding sodium:solute symporter family transporter yields the protein MNGIASSQTITATAILLLVYAGLTLFFVVRGARRTGSMADYAVGSVNFSPVAVGLSLAASMTSAATFIINPGFVALYGLSGVLSFGIVMPLAAFVSLIVLTKGFRKHGQTVKALTMAQWMGSRYQSPFLTRYFAVLSLLLITFIVLICVGITRVLSQALDVQPVYVLVGLVVFVFGYMMFGGANSMVYTNTLQVGLKLVVAVVLLGSGYRHFSEGVHGFLAKLSAIDPALVHSVNPQSYFFRDYFEIIFCQIIVGIAIVCQPHTITKSLLLKSDKDVNRYLLTAVVVLTLFFMVVFTGLYARLAFPNLMVNGQALKMDAIIPAYVLSEFPVYLTLLVVLGLAASGISTLEGLIQSLSTTITADLIRPAVGEKFFSGQTGHRREIIINRSVIVLLAVVSILLSYNQITHPNLSVAVFAQNGVYAYFAAAFIPVFFGILFKDAPRMAVVAASIVAIGVHFTVYYAELTPYMHAPVKNPGVPAALAILSSALVGSVLFIILRRNKQNEPVYSGRSPSAMHALADDRMP from the coding sequence ATGAATGGAATAGCCTCTTCTCAGACCATCACAGCGACCGCGATCCTGCTGTTGGTATATGCCGGGCTGACGTTGTTTTTCGTTGTGCGCGGAGCGCGCCGCACGGGCAGCATGGCGGATTATGCCGTGGGGTCCGTCAACTTTTCGCCCGTGGCGGTGGGGTTGTCGCTGGCGGCTTCCATGACCAGCGCGGCCACGTTTATCATCAACCCCGGCTTCGTGGCGCTCTACGGACTCAGCGGCGTGCTGTCGTTCGGAATCGTGATGCCGCTGGCCGCTTTTGTCTCACTGATTGTGCTCACCAAAGGCTTCCGCAAGCACGGCCAGACCGTCAAAGCCCTTACCATGGCACAATGGATGGGTTCGCGCTACCAAAGCCCTTTCCTGACGCGGTATTTCGCGGTGCTGTCGCTGTTGCTGATCACCTTCATCGTCCTGATTTGCGTGGGCATTACCCGCGTGCTAAGTCAGGCCCTGGATGTGCAGCCGGTGTACGTGCTGGTGGGCCTGGTGGTGTTTGTGTTTGGCTACATGATGTTTGGCGGAGCCAACTCGATGGTCTATACCAACACGTTGCAAGTAGGCTTGAAGCTAGTGGTGGCGGTCGTGTTGTTAGGTTCCGGCTACCGGCATTTTAGCGAGGGCGTGCACGGTTTTCTGGCGAAACTGTCGGCCATTGATCCGGCGCTGGTACATTCCGTCAACCCGCAGAGCTACTTTTTCCGCGATTACTTCGAGATCATCTTCTGCCAGATCATCGTGGGCATAGCCATTGTGTGCCAACCTCATACCATCACCAAATCTCTGCTGCTCAAAAGCGACAAGGACGTGAACCGCTACCTGCTGACGGCCGTGGTGGTGCTCACGCTGTTTTTTATGGTGGTTTTCACGGGCCTGTACGCCCGCCTGGCTTTCCCCAACCTGATGGTAAATGGCCAAGCCCTCAAGATGGACGCCATTATTCCGGCCTACGTGCTGAGCGAATTTCCCGTGTACCTCACTTTGCTCGTGGTTTTGGGCTTGGCGGCCTCGGGTATTTCGACGCTCGAAGGCCTGATCCAATCGCTGTCCACTACCATCACTGCCGACCTCATCCGGCCCGCCGTCGGCGAGAAGTTCTTCAGCGGCCAAACCGGCCACCGGCGCGAAATCATCATCAACCGCTCCGTGATTGTGCTGCTGGCGGTGGTTTCTATCTTGTTGTCTTACAATCAGATAACGCATCCTAATCTGAGCGTGGCGGTATTCGCTCAGAATGGCGTGTATGCTTATTTCGCCGCGGCTTTCATCCCGGTTTTCTTCGGGATTCTTTTCAAAGATGCGCCGCGCATGGCCGTGGTGGCGGCTTCCATCGTGGCGATAGGGGTGCACTTCACGGTGTATTACGCCGAGCTGACGCCCTACATGCACGCCCCGGTGAAAAACCCCGGCGTCCCGGCTGCGCTGGCTATTCTGTCGTCGGCTTTGGTGGGGTCGGTGCTCTTCATTATCCTGCGGAGGAACAAGCAAAACGAGCCGGTCTACTCCGGGCGCTCACCCTCCGCCATGCATGCGTTGGCCGATGATCGCATGCCGTAA
- a CDS encoding acyl-CoA synthetase yields the protein MYTKDWIAKWAVYSPAKVALKELDTGRTLTYAELNHEANHLAAELTQRQGIRKGDRVMVIAEYSLEYVALFVAAQKTGFILVPVNYRLAVTEIDYLVGNCQPRLLLYEEQFQEKALQLSRLPEIEQVWPLQRLNDLCHEALEQYSELGFDAQEIAEDDPIFILYTSGTTGFPKGALYTHKMLLWNSLNTTMSLALTPADSTIVCTPPFHTGGWNVLLTPLLHRGGTVGFVKKFQPDRLLQLLAQERTDLFMGVPTMLKMMMDSPEFATADLSALRYIIVGGEALPLTVIQAWHWRGIKIRQGFGLTEVGPNLFSLHQDDAEQKIGSIGRPNFYVDIKLIDEEGQEVAPGEVGELCLRGPNVMPGYWNDPEATAKALLNGWFRTGDLLRADAEGYLYVMDRIKNMYISGGENVYPAEIERFLLTFPGVSEAAVIGVPDEKWGEVGKAFIVTKGIEVSAEAVQSYCCANLARFKVPKYVELVAELPKSDTGKINKKVLKASV from the coding sequence ATGTACACCAAAGATTGGATAGCAAAGTGGGCGGTTTACTCTCCGGCGAAAGTGGCGCTCAAGGAGCTCGATACCGGCCGCACACTCACCTACGCCGAGCTGAACCATGAGGCCAACCACCTGGCCGCCGAACTAACTCAGCGCCAAGGCATTCGCAAAGGCGACCGGGTGATGGTCATTGCGGAGTACTCGCTGGAATACGTGGCGCTGTTCGTGGCCGCCCAGAAAACGGGCTTCATTCTGGTGCCCGTCAATTACCGCTTGGCGGTGACAGAAATCGACTACCTGGTCGGCAATTGCCAGCCTCGTTTGCTGTTGTACGAAGAGCAGTTTCAGGAGAAAGCGTTGCAGCTCAGCAGGCTGCCGGAGATCGAGCAGGTGTGGCCGCTTCAGCGGCTGAACGACTTGTGCCATGAGGCCCTCGAACAGTATTCCGAGCTAGGTTTTGACGCGCAGGAAATAGCCGAGGACGACCCGATTTTCATCCTCTACACTTCGGGCACCACCGGCTTTCCCAAGGGCGCATTGTATACCCACAAAATGCTGCTTTGGAACAGCCTCAACACCACGATGAGTCTGGCCCTGACGCCCGCCGACAGCACCATTGTCTGCACGCCGCCTTTCCATACCGGCGGCTGGAACGTGCTGCTCACGCCCTTGCTGCATCGGGGCGGCACGGTGGGGTTTGTGAAGAAATTTCAGCCCGACCGCCTGCTCCAACTCCTGGCCCAGGAGCGCACCGACCTCTTTATGGGCGTGCCGACCATGCTGAAAATGATGATGGACAGCCCTGAGTTTGCCACCGCCGATCTGAGTGCGCTGCGCTACATCATTGTGGGCGGCGAGGCATTGCCTTTGACAGTGATTCAGGCGTGGCACTGGCGCGGCATCAAGATTCGGCAAGGGTTCGGGCTCACGGAAGTTGGCCCCAATCTTTTCTCGCTGCACCAAGACGATGCCGAGCAGAAAATCGGCTCCATTGGGCGGCCCAATTTCTATGTCGATATCAAGCTCATCGACGAGGAAGGCCAGGAAGTAGCACCCGGCGAGGTAGGGGAGTTGTGCCTGCGCGGCCCCAACGTAATGCCCGGCTACTGGAACGACCCTGAGGCCACCGCCAAAGCCCTGCTCAACGGCTGGTTTCGTACCGGCGACCTGCTTCGGGCCGACGCTGAAGGCTACCTCTACGTCATGGACCGCATCAAGAACATGTACATCTCCGGCGGCGAAAATGTGTACCCGGCTGAGATAGAGCGCTTTCTGCTGACGTTTCCCGGCGTGTCAGAAGCAGCCGTGATTGGGGTGCCCGATGAGAAGTGGGGAGAGGTCGGCAAGGCCTTCATCGTGACCAAAGGCATCGAGGTATCGGCAGAGGCCGTGCAGAGCTATTGCTGCGCCAATCTGGCCCGGTTCAAAGTCCCGAAATATGTGGAATTGGTGGCCGAATTGCCCAAAAGCGACACCGGCAAAATCAATAAAAAGGTGTTGAAAGCAAGCGTATGA
- the fabG gene encoding 3-oxoacyl-ACP reductase FabG: MQRLQDKVVIITGGASGIGRAASLRFAGEGATVVIWDVNAEKAESTRVEIEAQGGKAEVAIVDTTNAEQVEAAAQAAQQQFGRLDVLINNAGITWDSTLKKMTLQQWQQVLDVNLTGVFNCTKAVAPFMEAQQSGRIINTASVVGLYGNFGQANYAATKAGLIGLTKTLAKELGKYNITVNAVAPGFVATEMIGTIPEKVIDRMKERTPLRRLGKPEDIANAYLFLASEEASFVSGAVLSVDGAVTI; the protein is encoded by the coding sequence ATGCAAAGACTTCAAGATAAAGTCGTGATTATCACCGGCGGGGCCAGCGGAATTGGCCGGGCCGCCAGCCTTCGGTTTGCGGGGGAGGGGGCCACCGTCGTCATCTGGGACGTGAATGCGGAAAAGGCCGAAAGCACCCGCGTCGAAATCGAGGCTCAGGGTGGCAAGGCCGAAGTTGCGATAGTCGATACCACCAACGCCGAGCAAGTAGAAGCCGCCGCCCAAGCGGCGCAGCAGCAATTTGGGCGCCTCGACGTGCTCATCAACAACGCGGGCATCACGTGGGATTCGACCCTGAAGAAGATGACCTTGCAGCAATGGCAGCAGGTGCTAGACGTGAACCTGACCGGCGTGTTTAATTGCACCAAAGCCGTGGCGCCTTTCATGGAAGCCCAACAGTCGGGGCGCATCATCAATACGGCCTCGGTGGTGGGGCTCTACGGCAACTTTGGGCAAGCCAATTATGCGGCCACCAAAGCCGGGCTGATCGGGCTGACCAAAACGCTGGCCAAGGAACTAGGTAAGTACAACATCACCGTCAATGCCGTGGCGCCGGGCTTTGTGGCCACGGAAATGATCGGGACCATCCCCGAAAAAGTCATCGATAGGATGAAAGAACGCACACCGCTTCGGCGGCTGGGCAAGCCCGAAGACATCGCCAATGCTTACCTGTTTCTGGCGTCGGAAGAAGCCAGTTTCGTGAGCGGTGCGGTGCTGAGTGTCGACGGAGCCGTTACGATTTAA
- a CDS encoding 3-hydroxybutyrate dehydrogenase, whose product MTKTALITGSTSGIGLGIAKAFAAKGYNIVFNGLEPNGADIAQQVAQQHGVKHLFSPANMMDPAAIRTMVAEALTTFGSLQVVINNAGIQHVAPVEEFPEDKWDAIIAINLTAAFHITKAAWPSMKEQRFGRIINIASAHGLFASPFKSAYVAAKHGIVGFTKTLALEGAPLGITANTICPGYVRTPLVEKQIADQAKAHHLSEEEVIAKVMLEKQAIKDFIPIELIAQTALFLASDEAATITGIAMPLDGGWSAA is encoded by the coding sequence ATGACTAAAACGGCGTTAATAACCGGCAGCACCAGCGGCATCGGATTAGGCATTGCCAAGGCTTTCGCGGCCAAAGGCTACAACATTGTCTTCAACGGGTTGGAGCCCAACGGCGCCGATATCGCCCAGCAAGTGGCGCAGCAGCACGGCGTTAAGCACTTGTTTTCGCCCGCCAACATGATGGACCCCGCCGCCATCCGGACCATGGTAGCAGAGGCGCTGACAACGTTTGGCAGCCTTCAGGTAGTCATCAACAACGCAGGCATTCAGCACGTTGCGCCCGTCGAGGAGTTTCCGGAAGACAAGTGGGATGCCATCATTGCCATCAACCTGACGGCGGCTTTTCACATCACCAAGGCGGCGTGGCCCTCCATGAAGGAGCAGCGCTTCGGGCGCATCATCAACATTGCCTCGGCCCACGGCTTGTTTGCGTCGCCTTTCAAGAGCGCCTATGTGGCTGCTAAACACGGCATTGTGGGCTTTACCAAAACCCTGGCGCTGGAAGGAGCCCCGCTAGGCATTACCGCCAATACCATCTGCCCAGGCTACGTCCGGACGCCGTTGGTGGAGAAGCAAATCGCGGATCAGGCCAAGGCGCACCATCTATCGGAGGAAGAGGTGATTGCGAAAGTCATGCTGGAAAAGCAGGCCATCAAAGACTTCATTCCCATCGAGCTGATTGCTCAAACGGCCTTGTTTCTGGCTTCTGATGAGGCGGCTACAATCACGGGCATCGCAATGCCGCTGGACGGAGGCTGGAGCGCCGCCTAA
- a CDS encoding TonB-dependent receptor — translation MATRLLLILLFATNTLLALAQSGGIRGRITDAATGESLAGVNVILSGTNRGTATGSGGEFELTGLAPGSHNIRFSFIGYQAPAQTVTVGNDIVDLGTIPLQQSAVMAGEVVVSASRRPEKLTEAPATISVINSRNINELPSFNVGELIARQKGVDYIRTGVLGTGLNVRGFNSAFNPKNLQMNDARLSTLIATGLPLGPLTSVVKEDIERIEIILGPSAALYGPNAHNGLVNTISKDPRTSQGTTVALGLGNQRVFSARFRHAQVLSPKWAFKVTGEYTRGQDFKYVDTVYYTNTAFKPAKFHAAPEIDLNRNFNSLHGEAAVYYSLNEKSDVIVSYGGNQSNFLAQTNAGRNQIKDWQVHYLHARYVSPRVFAQVYHTWSNTDNTYAINQRTQNYLSFKDAGFSEEEARRRSYEEQWFGTTTTSGVALKRGAVFKDNSRRLNAEIQYNNSWQGFDVIVGSQYQRDMANSRHSYLFDSQGNIIINQIGVYAQVEKKIFGDVKAIAAARADKHELYGFNFIPKAGLVWNKNEQSVRLTYGKGIAAPTILNLDGYLFGGLLIGNGEGYTLSDGTKIDKLQVETINSVEVGYKGKITPKFYFDANAYYNTSENFLSPAINIATQGRKVTQRGNTPLSEVVPGTPESGAATLLTYVNFGKVNTYGADFGATYYLTNAFNLVLNYSYFGYDLDKNDKRNDGNKDGKVQTQIDLPINTPSNKASFAVNYSGKKFFGSVFTRWVQEYDFFSGINVAAAANTELGIKENARYGRTWNYGPLGGFTNVDVSAGYHVNSYLTASAQVVNLFDSKVREFVASPFIGRLYSVELKVNLPAIHKQ, via the coding sequence ATGGCTACCAGACTTTTACTAATCCTCCTTTTTGCGACCAACACGCTGCTGGCGCTTGCCCAAAGCGGCGGGATCCGCGGCCGGATTACCGATGCGGCCACTGGCGAATCGCTGGCTGGGGTAAACGTGATCTTATCGGGCACCAACCGCGGCACGGCCACCGGTTCGGGAGGCGAATTTGAGCTGACCGGACTGGCGCCGGGGTCCCACAACATCCGGTTTTCCTTCATCGGCTATCAGGCTCCGGCCCAAACAGTTACGGTCGGCAACGACATCGTGGACCTGGGCACCATCCCCTTGCAGCAAAGCGCCGTGATGGCGGGTGAAGTGGTGGTTTCGGCTTCGCGGCGGCCCGAAAAGCTGACCGAGGCTCCGGCTACCATCAGCGTGATTAACTCGCGCAATATCAACGAGTTGCCCTCTTTCAACGTGGGTGAGCTCATTGCCCGGCAAAAAGGCGTCGACTACATCCGGACCGGCGTGCTGGGTACGGGCCTGAACGTGCGCGGCTTCAACAGCGCGTTCAACCCCAAAAACCTGCAAATGAACGACGCCCGCCTCTCGACGCTCATCGCGACGGGCCTGCCCCTGGGGCCGCTCACGAGCGTGGTGAAAGAGGACATTGAGCGCATCGAAATCATTCTGGGGCCTTCGGCGGCGCTTTATGGCCCCAATGCGCACAACGGCTTGGTGAACACGATCAGCAAAGATCCGCGCACCTCACAGGGCACGACGGTGGCGTTGGGCCTGGGCAACCAGCGCGTGTTCTCGGCGCGGTTTCGGCATGCCCAAGTGCTGAGCCCGAAGTGGGCATTCAAGGTCACGGGCGAATACACGAGAGGCCAGGATTTCAAGTACGTAGACACGGTTTACTACACCAACACCGCCTTCAAGCCCGCCAAATTTCACGCCGCCCCGGAGATTGATCTGAACCGCAATTTCAACTCCCTGCACGGCGAGGCGGCGGTGTATTACAGCCTCAATGAGAAGTCGGACGTGATTGTGTCGTACGGCGGCAACCAGTCGAATTTCCTGGCTCAAACCAATGCGGGCCGCAACCAGATCAAAGATTGGCAGGTGCATTATTTGCACGCCCGCTACGTGTCGCCGCGGGTGTTTGCCCAGGTTTATCACACCTGGAGCAACACCGACAACACCTACGCCATCAACCAGCGCACGCAGAACTACCTGAGCTTCAAGGATGCCGGGTTCAGCGAAGAAGAAGCTCGCCGCCGCTCCTACGAAGAGCAATGGTTTGGCACCACTACCACGTCAGGTGTTGCGCTGAAGCGCGGCGCAGTGTTTAAAGACAACTCACGCCGCCTCAACGCCGAGATTCAGTACAACAACTCATGGCAGGGCTTTGACGTGATTGTGGGCTCGCAGTATCAGCGCGATATGGCCAATAGCCGTCATTCGTATCTGTTTGATAGTCAAGGCAATATAATTATCAACCAGATCGGCGTGTATGCTCAGGTTGAAAAGAAAATTTTTGGCGACGTGAAAGCCATTGCAGCGGCCCGCGCCGACAAGCACGAGCTGTACGGCTTCAACTTCATTCCGAAAGCCGGGTTGGTGTGGAACAAAAACGAGCAGTCGGTGCGCCTGACTTACGGCAAAGGCATTGCGGCGCCCACCATTCTTAACCTCGACGGCTATCTGTTTGGGGGTCTGCTGATTGGCAACGGCGAAGGCTACACGCTCAGCGACGGCACCAAGATCGACAAGCTGCAAGTCGAAACCATTAACTCGGTGGAAGTGGGCTACAAAGGCAAAATCACGCCTAAGTTTTACTTCGACGCCAACGCGTACTACAACACCTCCGAAAACTTCCTGAGCCCGGCCATCAACATCGCTACCCAAGGCCGAAAAGTGACCCAGCGCGGCAATACGCCCCTTTCGGAGGTGGTACCCGGCACGCCCGAATCAGGCGCTGCCACGTTGCTGACCTACGTGAACTTTGGCAAGGTAAACACCTACGGCGCCGACTTTGGGGCGACGTATTACCTGACCAACGCTTTCAACTTAGTGCTGAACTACTCTTATTTCGGTTACGATCTTGATAAGAACGACAAGCGCAACGACGGCAACAAGGATGGTAAAGTGCAGACTCAGATCGACTTACCCATCAACACCCCGTCGAACAAAGCCAGCTTCGCCGTGAATTACAGCGGCAAGAAGTTCTTCGGGTCGGTGTTTACGCGCTGGGTGCAGGAGTATGATTTCTTTTCGGGCATCAACGTTGCCGCGGCGGCCAACACGGAGCTGGGCATCAAGGAAAACGCTCGCTACGGCCGCACCTGGAACTACGGCCCGCTCGGCGGCTTCACCAACGTAGACGTGAGCGCGGGTTACCACGTCAACAGCTACCTCACGGCTTCGGCGCAGGTCGTCAACCTGTTCGATTCGAAGGTGCGCGAATTTGTCGCCTCGCCGTTCATCGGCCGCCTGTATTCGGTGGAACTGAAAGTGAACTTGCCTGCCATTCACAAGCAGTAA
- a CDS encoding 3-oxoacyl-ACP synthase III family protein: MARKALIASTGSYAPSRVVSNADLSNLLGEDVDAWLQENLSIKSRRWCSDSESVADLCERAARVALERAEVKADELDLIIVATDTPEYISPSTSSILQHRLGATKAGTFDLNSACAGFVTALDVAAKYIMADPRYKQVLVIGGYAMSKYLDLEDKKTVTLFADGAGAVLLTAAEGGERGFLTSLLHTEGQYHSWMGIYAGATHQPLTAEVLEKKDHKLKFVQRFPKEINPDVWTRMATEMALAIGVSPVEVDHYVMTQLNINAIHETLDRLGVDRCRAPVIMERFGYTGSAAIPMALDDAVSKGKIKKNDLLFLIGSGGGLAFAGAAFRF, encoded by the coding sequence ATGGCCAGAAAAGCACTCATCGCCAGCACCGGCTCCTACGCCCCATCCAGAGTGGTTTCCAACGCCGATCTGAGCAACCTGCTGGGCGAAGACGTGGACGCCTGGCTACAGGAAAACCTCAGCATCAAGAGCCGGCGGTGGTGCAGCGACTCCGAATCCGTGGCGGATTTGTGCGAGCGGGCAGCGCGGGTGGCCCTGGAAAGGGCGGAAGTAAAGGCCGATGAGCTGGACCTCATCATTGTTGCCACCGACACTCCCGAATACATTTCTCCGTCGACTTCGTCCATTTTGCAGCATCGCTTGGGCGCAACCAAGGCAGGCACCTTCGACCTGAATTCGGCCTGCGCTGGCTTCGTGACGGCGCTGGACGTGGCAGCCAAATACATCATGGCCGACCCGCGCTACAAGCAGGTATTGGTTATCGGCGGGTACGCCATGAGCAAGTACCTGGATTTGGAGGATAAAAAAACCGTCACCCTGTTTGCCGACGGCGCCGGGGCCGTGCTGCTTACGGCGGCCGAGGGCGGCGAGCGGGGCTTTCTGACCAGCCTCCTGCACACCGAAGGGCAATACCATTCGTGGATGGGCATTTATGCCGGGGCCACGCACCAGCCGCTCACGGCGGAAGTGCTCGAAAAGAAAGACCACAAGCTCAAGTTTGTGCAGCGCTTCCCGAAAGAAATCAACCCCGATGTCTGGACCCGGATGGCCACGGAAATGGCCCTCGCTATCGGCGTGTCGCCGGTCGAGGTTGACCACTACGTGATGACCCAACTCAACATCAACGCCATCCACGAAACCCTCGATCGGTTGGGCGTTGATCGTTGCCGGGCGCCCGTGATTATGGAGCGCTTCGGCTACACCGGCTCGGCGGCCATCCCGATGGCGCTCGACGATGCTGTCAGCAAAGGCAAAATCAAGAAAAACGACCTGCTCTTTCTGATCGGTTCGGGTGGCGGTCTGGCCTTCGCCGGTGCGGCATTTCGATTTTAG